In Gemmatimonadaceae bacterium, one DNA window encodes the following:
- a CDS encoding gluconate 2-dehydrogenase subunit 3 family protein, translated as MSDTPRHPTETGDAKDGMKRREALKVIATAAALPVLGAPSEAGAQGQGAAAARPAQGQQGRQPAPGVPRGDAWDPDLIRPKKDWPRLLTAAEMTTLAALADTIIPADAKSPSATAVGAHQYINEHVSAPGENYARDLVRVRGGVSWINIESQQRYGAPFHRITAAQRTAICDDICYLPKAKPEHRTGARFFSLVRNLVSTAFYTTDAGMRDIGYIGNTALPKWDPPPPEVLRALGLE; from the coding sequence ATGAGTGACACTCCGAGGCACCCCACGGAAACCGGGGACGCGAAGGACGGCATGAAGCGTCGCGAGGCGCTCAAGGTCATTGCCACCGCGGCGGCGCTGCCCGTACTCGGCGCGCCGAGCGAGGCAGGCGCGCAGGGACAAGGCGCGGCAGCGGCGCGTCCCGCGCAGGGCCAGCAAGGACGACAGCCGGCGCCCGGCGTCCCGCGCGGCGATGCTTGGGATCCGGACCTCATCCGACCCAAGAAGGACTGGCCGCGCCTGCTCACGGCGGCCGAGATGACGACGCTGGCCGCGCTGGCGGACACCATCATCCCCGCGGATGCCAAGTCGCCGAGCGCCACGGCGGTCGGCGCGCACCAGTACATCAACGAGCACGTCAGCGCGCCGGGTGAGAACTACGCCCGCGACCTCGTACGGGTGCGCGGCGGCGTGAGTTGGATCAACATCGAGAGCCAGCAGCGGTATGGCGCGCCGTTCCATCGCATCACGGCGGCGCAGCGCACCGCCATCTGCGATGACATCTGCTACCTGCCGAAGGCCAAGCCCGAGCATCGCACCGGGGCGCGGTTCTTCTCGCTGGTGCGGAACCTGGTGTCCACGGCGTTCTATACGACGGATGCGGGCATGCGCGACATCGGGTACATCGGGAATACGGCCCTGCCCAAGTGGGATCCGCCGCCACCGGAGGTGCTGCGGGCGTTGGGGCTGGAGTAG
- a CDS encoding GMC family oxidoreductase: MLRSRPSGGPDGCRSWSPNGCPSGRPSRSLTAEPAPAPGVDVTSSAAKSQDSYDVIIVGSGAGGGMAAFQLGVAGLKVLVLEAGRNYDPTRETPMFKLPREAPLRGAGSREKPFGFYDATVDGGWEVPGEPYTTAPGSSFLWWRSRMLGGRTNHWGRISLRMGEYDFKPKTRDGLGADWPLSYEDLAPYYDKTEMLIGVYGGDDDLENTPRSSPGVLMPAPEPRAVERLVHKHATGLGIPTIPAHLAIMTQRQDADRLPRRLFPNNPLAQRVLAESMRSRQACFYATPCGWGCSIKANFQSTTVLLPPAVATGNVSVITDAMVREVSVGPDGKATGVSYIDKRTRQDRHVSARVVVLAASAAETARILLNSKSSRNPNGVSNSSGLVGKYLMDTVGAGLGGRIPALEGLPPHNNDGASGMHLYMPWWGYKDQMSGKLDFARGYHIEFGGGRGMPGNGSFNFLENLTEGSYGTKFKEAARRHYGTYVWFDGRGEMIPNEDSFCEIDPDTVDQWGIPVLRFHWKWSDHELKQAVHMQKTFAEIIRSMGGTPSSEPQTDGNRAIARGGQIIHEVGTCRMGSDPRTSVLNEYCQSWDVKNLFVTDGAPFVSNADKNPTLSILALAWRTTDYILEQLRTREIG; the protein is encoded by the coding sequence ATGCTACGTTCTCGCCCGAGTGGCGGCCCGGATGGCTGCCGCAGTTGGTCCCCGAATGGTTGCCCGAGTGGACGCCCGTCGCGGTCGCTGACCGCAGAGCCCGCACCTGCCCCCGGAGTGGACGTGACCAGCAGTGCCGCGAAGTCGCAGGACAGCTACGACGTCATCATCGTCGGCTCCGGCGCGGGGGGTGGCATGGCCGCCTTCCAGCTCGGCGTGGCCGGCCTCAAGGTCCTCGTGCTCGAAGCGGGCCGGAACTACGATCCCACGCGTGAGACGCCGATGTTCAAGCTGCCGCGCGAGGCCCCACTGCGCGGCGCCGGCAGCCGCGAGAAGCCCTTCGGCTTCTACGACGCCACGGTCGATGGCGGCTGGGAAGTCCCCGGCGAACCCTACACCACCGCGCCCGGCAGCTCCTTCCTCTGGTGGCGTTCGCGAATGCTCGGCGGCCGCACCAACCACTGGGGCCGCATCTCGCTGCGCATGGGCGAGTACGACTTCAAGCCCAAGACCCGCGACGGACTGGGTGCCGACTGGCCCCTCTCATATGAAGACCTCGCGCCGTACTACGACAAGACCGAGATGCTCATCGGCGTTTACGGCGGCGACGATGACCTCGAGAACACCCCGCGCTCGTCACCCGGCGTCCTGATGCCGGCGCCCGAGCCGCGCGCTGTCGAGCGGCTCGTACACAAGCACGCCACCGGCTTGGGCATCCCGACAATCCCGGCGCACCTCGCGATCATGACGCAGCGGCAGGATGCGGATCGCCTTCCCCGCCGCCTCTTCCCCAACAATCCGCTCGCGCAGCGCGTGCTCGCCGAGTCGATGCGCTCGCGGCAGGCCTGCTTCTACGCCACGCCCTGCGGATGGGGCTGCTCGATCAAGGCCAACTTCCAGAGCACCACGGTGCTGCTGCCGCCGGCCGTGGCCACGGGCAACGTCAGCGTCATTACCGACGCGATGGTGCGCGAGGTCAGCGTCGGCCCCGACGGCAAGGCCACGGGCGTGAGCTACATCGACAAGCGCACGCGCCAGGACCGGCACGTCTCGGCGCGCGTCGTCGTGTTGGCGGCCAGCGCCGCCGAGACCGCGCGCATCCTGCTTAACTCCAAGAGCTCACGGAATCCCAACGGCGTCTCCAATTCCAGCGGGCTCGTCGGCAAGTACTTGATGGACACGGTCGGCGCCGGACTGGGCGGCCGCATCCCTGCCCTCGAGGGCCTGCCGCCGCACAACAACGACGGCGCCTCGGGCATGCACCTCTACATGCCGTGGTGGGGCTACAAGGATCAGATGAGCGGCAAGCTCGACTTCGCGCGCGGCTATCACATCGAGTTCGGCGGTGGGCGCGGGATGCCGGGCAACGGCAGCTTCAACTTCCTCGAGAACCTCACCGAGGGTTCCTACGGCACGAAGTTCAAGGAAGCCGCGCGTCGCCACTATGGCACCTACGTCTGGTTCGATGGCCGCGGCGAGATGATCCCCAACGAGGACAGCTTCTGCGAGATCGACCCCGACACGGTCGACCAGTGGGGCATCCCGGTGCTGCGCTTCCATTGGAAGTGGAGCGACCACGAGCTCAAGCAGGCCGTGCACATGCAGAAGACCTTCGCCGAGATCATCCGGTCGATGGGCGGCACGCCGAGCTCCGAGCCGCAGACGGACGGCAACCGGGCGATTGCGCGCGGCGGGCAGATCATCCACGAGGTCGGCACCTGCCGCATGGGCAGCGACCCGCGCACGAGCGTGCTCAACGAGTACTGCCAGTCGTGGGACGTGAAGAATCTCTTCGTCACCGACGGCGCGCCCTTCGTGTCGAACGCGGACAAGAACCCCACGCTGAGCATCCTCGCGCTGGCCTGGCGCACCACGGACTACATCCTCGAGCAGCTGCGCACGCGGGAGATCGGCTGA
- a CDS encoding c-type cytochrome: protein MRHRRVVGIGVAALLLPVMGLALVYGLSERRLRTFAPPPAFTAAIPTDSVSLARGRHLLRTRGCFGCHGDQLEGQVFEEWVWVKRAVAPNLARHARAHDAQTLANAIRAGVGADGRALWSMPSYNFRHLPDEDIAAIIGALRSAEVIQVEHPAPALGWTARWAVLTDDAGHMADWAARVPPLQLGDSDDPQLVRGERLAMTTCNECHGLDLRGAWVEGDIAPPDLAIVAGYSPEEFTTLMRTGVPKDGRDLGLMAMVAKDRFAAFSDDERRDLYAYLQSLPSRPIATGVFWRPGR from the coding sequence ATGAGGCATCGCAGAGTCGTGGGAATCGGCGTGGCCGCGCTTCTCCTGCCCGTGATGGGACTGGCGCTCGTCTACGGATTGAGCGAGCGCCGACTTCGCACGTTTGCGCCGCCGCCAGCCTTCACGGCAGCGATCCCGACCGACTCCGTGTCGCTGGCGCGGGGCCGCCATCTCCTCCGTACGCGGGGCTGCTTCGGTTGCCACGGCGATCAGTTGGAGGGGCAGGTCTTTGAGGAGTGGGTCTGGGTGAAGCGCGCGGTCGCCCCCAACCTTGCCCGGCACGCGCGGGCGCACGACGCACAGACGCTGGCCAACGCCATCCGCGCCGGTGTGGGCGCCGATGGCCGTGCGCTGTGGTCGATGCCCTCGTACAACTTCCGCCATCTGCCGGACGAGGACATTGCGGCGATCATTGGGGCGCTGCGTTCGGCAGAGGTCATCCAGGTCGAGCATCCAGCGCCAGCGCTCGGCTGGACCGCACGCTGGGCGGTGCTTACCGATGACGCCGGGCACATGGCGGACTGGGCGGCGCGGGTTCCGCCGCTGCAACTCGGCGACTCAGACGACCCGCAACTCGTCCGCGGCGAGCGACTGGCGATGACGACCTGCAATGAGTGCCACGGGCTCGACCTTCGCGGGGCCTGGGTCGAGGGAGACATTGCGCCTCCCGACCTGGCAATCGTCGCGGGCTACAGTCCGGAGGAGTTCACGACCCTGATGCGTACCGGGGTGCCGAAGGACGGACGCGACCTCGGCCTGATGGCGATGGTCGCCAAGGACCGATTCGCCGCGTTTTCGGACGATGAGCGCCGCGACCTGTACGCGTATCTGCAATCACTGCCGTCGCGGCCGATCGCGACGGGCGTCTTCTGGCGGCCGGGGCGGTAG
- a CDS encoding response regulator, with the protein MPHLHYDSASAAATVMRDARWNTTRLARRVLLWFGIPITILEVAPTVVSPLGVDGWNLLELVAVVATVILLYRIPARRVRDSSRVLVVGLGAVAVCGIFHSGPKMATGTVLIGWVLATVFYARNVWWPTAVVTATMVVSVYGVRSGNLGFRWEDQWSGSAWLMSVVTVAVTTFAIASAFAFVIDRLERAVRDHAEARRLAMEAHHERELALQTAAQAQRLESLGRLAGGIAHDFNNAVGVLTLALEELRHDPAPEDRARLLDDIGRAARGAQATTRQLLSFARQGSAPGGRCVPGAVVSSMAPSLTRLFPAHIVVRTDAKSREAVDCAVGELEQILLNLCLNARDAMPEGGMLTLRVRDVTALEGGKAATHRVSIEVVDSGCGMDEAVRQRALDPFFTTKPAGVGTGMGLAMVGSSITAMGGSIEIDSAPGAGTTVRLLLPCAKVSATPMGTATVEDDWPEAGAGDTPTILLLEDEPSLRRLLERGLTKAGFAVRTAGNVAEALRELERMPKVSLVLTDAVLPDGGPRPLIERYRQRFPDGRVLVCSGYVPEDVLLEGIESASLAFLQKPFDTATLVANVRQQLDAPLPREVAVPQS; encoded by the coding sequence ATGCCCCATCTCCACTACGATTCCGCCAGCGCCGCCGCCACGGTGATGCGCGACGCGCGTTGGAATACCACGCGCCTCGCGCGCCGTGTGCTCCTGTGGTTTGGCATCCCGATCACCATCCTCGAGGTCGCGCCCACGGTCGTTAGCCCGCTCGGCGTGGATGGGTGGAACCTGCTGGAGCTGGTCGCCGTCGTGGCCACGGTGATCCTGCTGTATCGGATTCCCGCACGGCGCGTGCGCGATTCGAGCCGCGTGCTCGTCGTCGGACTCGGCGCCGTTGCGGTCTGCGGCATTTTTCATAGCGGTCCGAAGATGGCGACCGGCACGGTGTTGATCGGTTGGGTCTTGGCGACCGTGTTCTATGCCCGAAACGTGTGGTGGCCGACTGCGGTCGTGACGGCCACGATGGTCGTGTCGGTCTACGGTGTGCGCAGCGGCAATCTCGGATTCCGTTGGGAGGACCAGTGGAGCGGCAGCGCCTGGCTGATGTCGGTCGTCACCGTGGCGGTCACGACCTTCGCCATCGCCTCGGCATTCGCGTTTGTCATCGACCGGCTCGAACGCGCCGTGCGCGACCACGCCGAGGCACGGCGCCTGGCGATGGAGGCGCATCACGAGCGCGAACTGGCGCTGCAGACGGCGGCGCAGGCGCAACGATTGGAATCGCTGGGCCGACTCGCCGGCGGCATCGCCCACGACTTCAACAACGCGGTCGGCGTGCTGACCCTCGCGCTCGAGGAACTGCGGCACGATCCCGCTCCAGAGGACCGGGCGCGCCTGCTCGACGATATCGGCCGCGCGGCGCGAGGGGCACAAGCGACGACACGGCAACTGCTCTCCTTCGCGCGGCAGGGCAGTGCGCCTGGCGGCCGCTGTGTGCCGGGCGCCGTGGTGTCGTCGATGGCACCATCCCTCACCCGGCTCTTTCCGGCGCATATCGTCGTGCGCACCGACGCCAAGTCCCGCGAGGCCGTGGACTGCGCGGTCGGGGAGTTGGAGCAGATCCTGCTGAATCTCTGTCTCAATGCACGCGACGCGATGCCCGAAGGCGGGATGCTGACGCTCCGCGTGCGCGATGTGACGGCACTGGAGGGCGGCAAGGCGGCGACGCACCGCGTGTCGATCGAGGTCGTGGACAGCGGTTGCGGAATGGACGAGGCTGTGCGGCAACGCGCGCTCGACCCATTCTTCACCACGAAGCCCGCCGGTGTTGGAACCGGGATGGGGCTGGCGATGGTGGGTTCGAGCATCACGGCGATGGGTGGCTCGATCGAGATCGATTCCGCGCCGGGTGCCGGCACGACCGTCCGACTGCTGCTGCCCTGCGCCAAGGTCAGCGCGACGCCGATGGGCACGGCCACGGTCGAGGACGACTGGCCGGAGGCCGGCGCGGGCGATACGCCCACCATCCTCCTGCTCGAGGATGAACCCTCACTGCGGCGACTGCTTGAGCGAGGGCTCACGAAGGCCGGATTCGCCGTACGGACCGCGGGCAACGTGGCCGAGGCGCTGCGGGAACTCGAGCGGATGCCCAAGGTGAGTCTCGTGCTCACCGACGCGGTGCTGCCGGACGGAGGCCCGCGGCCGTTGATCGAGCGGTATCGTCAGCGCTTCCCGGACGGCCGCGTGCTCGTGTGTTCCGGCTATGTGCCGGAGGACGTCCTCCTCGAGGGCATCGAGAGCGCGTCGCTGGCCTTCCTGCAGAAGCCCTTTGACACCGCGACGCTCGTCGCCAACGTCCGCCAGCAGTTGGACGCGCCGCTGCCTCGCGAAGTGGCCGTCCCGCAGTCCTGA
- a CDS encoding TIM barrel protein, translating into MGATRSDAARELDALPTPAREVPFRQSVARWCFANTPLDELCAQAKRIGLHAVDLLSENEWSVPIAHGLRCAVANGPGPIVDGWNRPDLHDRLVAESERLLPLVAAAGIPQMIVFSGNKRGMSDGEGIANCVAGLKRIVPAAERHGVTLVMEMLNSKVDHRDYHADRTEWAAQVARGLGTERFRLLYDVYHMQIMEGDVIRTIERYSPLISHYHTAGVPGRNEIDDTQELNYRRIAQAIAGTGFTGYVAHEFIPKRAPFESLAEAQRVFA; encoded by the coding sequence ATGGGCGCGACGCGATCCGATGCGGCGCGCGAACTCGACGCGCTCCCCACGCCAGCGCGCGAAGTCCCATTTCGCCAAAGCGTGGCCCGCTGGTGCTTCGCCAACACGCCGCTCGACGAACTCTGCGCGCAGGCCAAGCGCATCGGCCTCCACGCGGTGGACCTGCTGTCCGAGAACGAGTGGAGCGTGCCCATCGCGCACGGCCTGCGCTGCGCCGTCGCCAACGGCCCAGGCCCGATTGTCGATGGCTGGAACCGTCCAGACCTGCACGACCGCCTCGTGGCGGAGAGCGAACGCCTGCTCCCGCTCGTGGCCGCGGCGGGCATCCCGCAGATGATCGTCTTCTCCGGCAACAAGCGCGGCATGTCCGACGGCGAGGGCATCGCCAACTGCGTGGCCGGCCTCAAGCGCATCGTGCCGGCCGCCGAGCGACACGGCGTCACGCTGGTGATGGAGATGCTGAACAGCAAGGTGGACCATCGCGACTATCACGCCGACCGCACGGAGTGGGCGGCGCAAGTGGCGCGCGGGCTCGGCACGGAGCGCTTCCGGCTGTTGTACGACGTCTACCACATGCAGATCATGGAAGGCGACGTGATTCGCACAATTGAGCGCTATTCGCCGCTGATCTCGCACTACCACACGGCCGGCGTGCCGGGCCGCAACGAGATCGACGACACGCAGGAGCTGAACTACCGCCGCATCGCGCAGGCGATTGCTGGGACGGGGTTCACCGGCTACGTGGCGCACGAGTTCATCCCCAAGCGTGCGCCGTTCGAGTCACTGGCCGAGGCGCAGCGGGTCTTCGCGTAG